The genomic interval GACGTCCCCACCGGTGTCGCCGTCAAGCCCGGGACGCGTGAATTCGCTGTTGCCAAGGATCCTTCCTCACTCGCGTCTCgccacgacgacaacggctcGTACACGATCCGGCTCTTGGCGACGCGACTCACTTGCGCGAGAATAAAATTCCGTTGCGCCTGCAGCATTTCCGGAACGCGGGTAAAATCAATAGAGGGATGGACGTAGCATTCCATCGGTGTGCCACCGTCATAGTCCTTGATTAGGCCAAAGTATCGACCCTTGGGCATGGAAATATTCTTGGCAAACCCTTGCTTTTTGAAGTAGCCAATGGCGTAGTTGTCGGCGTACGTAATGAAATATTCGATTCCGGTTTCGGCGCCAATCTTTTTGAGCAAGTTCATAAGCTTGGTGCCGTATCCTTTGACTTGATGGGACGCATTAACGGCACAAAAAGCAATTTCGGCAAAACGCATTTCCGGAAAAGCACGGTAGCAAATACCGCCAAtaatttcttcgtcggaatctTTCACGTCGGGATTATCGTTGAGAATAGCCAAGGATGTATGACGGCGGTCAAACACAAGACGGGCAATATATGCCCGCGGCATTTTGGGTAACTGCTTCGAAAAGAGCGATTTGAGACCAACGAGTTTAATCATGGAATCGGGTTCCCCGTCGTTGCGAACCACGATCCATCGAAGGCTATCGTAGACATTCTGGGCGTCTTTCGAAGCTCCAACAGAGTCCTCTAAAGCTTGCTCGCGATTGTTCGTAGCAGTATCAGTAGATTCCTCAACTAGGTTGGATTCGGCATCCCTTTCTCCAGTAGCAGCGGGAGAGTTTGAAGCCGGAAGGGGATCTTCTGTCGGTGAGATGTCAGCCTGGTCCACCTCCATCATCGCCGTCTCGTCTATCCCTTGTGAATCTTTAATCGATGGATCGATCTGTTCTAATGTGGAAGCTTCCGTATTGTCGTTATCTGGTTCCTTCTCTGCCTCATCAGCGACTTTGTCTGATGTCGGAGCAGCAGCCGGGGGTTCATCATCTTTCTCCGGCTCGCCCTTGGCTACCTCGGCCTCTATTTCCTCGGCTTTGCGCTTGCGAGATACTTCGCCTGTTTCGCTGGCGCTCATAGTCCGTATTTAAAAGAATCCTTTATTACCCAATGTGAAATGACGGCAGCCCGTTGTTATCCTTGTGCTCAAATATGATAAGAGGCAAGCAGAGTACCTACCTGTTCATTGCCAGAAAAGGACAACAATCAGGCCAGCTTGTCATGTCAATTCACTGTTACAAAAAAATACCGACTGCGATTGGGTTAGGGTAGGGCCTGTCTTCCAACCTACCTCGGACAGGTGGCTTGGCGCCAAAGTTGAAGTGCCGACCACTGTGTGACGTGTGTATTTCCACGACGAAGCCGAGAACTGTTTTCGCCCAATCACtgcggaagacgatgatgtgTGGTTCTCCCGTTCGTACGTAAAACCCTTCAAGGGGGCAAGTCTTACCGAAAAAAGAATGGTTAGCACGATGATTCTGTAATGAAAATTTAACATCTTCTAAAGCTAACAATCTTGTGATACACAACAGTGTCGACTACTTAGTAGAAGTACTTGGGCTTCTTGGCGGCAACCGTCTTTTTAGCAGCGACAGCGGCCTTTTTGGGGGCAGCCTTTTTGGCGACAACGGTCTTCTTCGCGGCAGCCTTCTTTCCGAAGATTCCGGTCGAAGTGGCGGAGTCCAAAGTCTTGGCGTCCGCAGTTCCGGACCAGTCGAACTTGGTCTTGGCCATGCGGTGTCCTAGCGTGACAGATTTCTTCCAGCCTTGAGAAAGATCGGTTCCACGCGCCATGTACCACTCAGTGTAATCGATGAACTTGCCAGCCTTCTTCACATTGCGCTGGTAGTTCTCGtccttcttcttcttttcttccgcacGGACCTTTTCGTACTGAGCCTTGCTGAGTCCAGCAGGGACATAGGAGTTGTCTCCGAGCTTGCCTACCTTGACATTCTTGTTCGAGCGAGCTCCGTACttgttgccgtcgcgatCGAACAAGTCGAGGTTGAAAATGCGGTCGGCCAAAGCGTTTTGGGCAGTGGACACGCGGCCGTTAGTAGGTGCAGGGGCAAAGGCAGAAGCCGAAGCCAAGAGTGTGCAAGCGATGATGGCGGTAGTCTTCATGATGCAAGAGTAACTTACTACGAGATACAGTCGTAAAAATTATAGAATTTGGATTGCTTCCTGCCGAGGTACCAGCGAAACACGAGCTAGGGATCTGCTTCTGGAAACAACATGCTACGCACTTGACAATTAGCGACGACGTCCTTACTGGGTCCTACCTAGCTCGTAAAAAAAATTCATTTCAACATATTTTGTGGCCTTGGTCATCCACGTAGAAATATACTGTGTCTCTGGTTGCGGTTCTGGATTCGCATGAGGCACCCAGATTCTGACTCAGCATTATGGTCCGCAGGTCAGACTTATATCCATGTCACTTGCCCCGTCCATATCGGTTTGTACGTCAGCGGTACAATCTTGCATTCGCAACCGGCTACTTCTTCTGTCCTGCTTGCGTCAGCGGCAACGGTTCTTCTACCTTCCGTCGCCCTCTTGTCAACGAGCTAGGTAGAAACAGCCTCTAACAGGGTAATGTAAATGAGGATGGCATCTCCATCAGTAGACTTAGACAATTAGACCATAATCTGTCGAGACCGTATCGCAACATTTGCAGAAAACCAGATTGCCTTAAAATTCAAAGATCCATCCATAAAATTCCCGACAGACTTGCCCCGTTTCACCGTCAGCGCCAGAAGTTATAGACGGCCCATCACAATGGACTCCTTCTCACCGAAGTAGCGAAGAGACACGGATAGCCATGTAGTCAGTAGTACACTCTAAGCAGAACACTTTTGGCAGACAAAGCCATTCCTAGCAGGTACGCGAATGAGGTACATAGTTTATCCTCGCTAGGTCAATATGCAAACGAATGTGGGAACAGCTCATAATCATTGCAAACTACACATCCGCAATAAGCGATCATATTCCCATGCGGTTGCGATCGGCTTCAGCGTCGGATCGCATCATATTGTGGCATTTTTTCAATAACTTGCGATACTGCTCCTCATCCAGTCCCATGCTTGCCAAGAAATCGTTACATTGCGTCACATATGACTTGTTTAGAAAGCCCATTAGCTTGAATCGAGCGAAAAAGACCTCCCATCGGTCTTCAATTTTTTCAATCTCGTCTAGGTACCGGATCTTTCCCAGTGGATCAAATTCGGCATATTTTCCGCCAAACTGAATTAGGGACATGTGATCCCGGCACAGcttttcgtattcgtccttAACAGTCGGCGATTGA from Phaeodactylum tricornutum CCAP 1055/1 chromosome 11, complete sequence carries:
- a CDS encoding predicted protein, coding for FQSPTVKDEYEKLCRDHMSLIQFGGKYAEFDPLGKIRYLDEIEKIEDRWEVFFARFKLMGFLNKSYVTQCNDFLASMGLDEEQ
- a CDS encoding predicted protein; the protein is LRWIVVRNDGEPDSMIKLVGLKSLFSKQLPKMPRAYIARLVFDRRHTSLAILNDNPDVKDSDEEIIGGICYRAFPEMRFAEIAFCAVNASHQVKGYGTKLMNLLKKIGAETGIEYFITYADNYAIGYFKKQGFAKNISMPKGRYFGLIKDYDGGTPMECYVHPSIDFTRVPEMLQAQRNFILAQVSRVAKSRIVYEPLSLSRSNQAAARALAIPGIAQAGWTLADLTTASGQGKEADRQKSALKTTLLAMLRKIEEQQFAWPFREPVDLTEVPDYLQVVTTPIDLSTMEKRIRADLYRSKQMAFADLMLMVNNCKLYNDDGSPYMECATSLERYVKNL
- a CDS encoding predicted protein, translating into MKTTAIIACTLLASASAFAPAPTNGRVSTAQNALADRIFNLDLFDRDGNKYGARSNKNVKVGKLGDNSYVPAGLSKAQYEKVRAEEKKKKDENYQRNVKKAGKFIDYTEWYMARGTDLSQGWKKSVTLGHRMAKTKFDWSGTADAKTLDSATSTGIFGKKAAAKKTVVAKKAAPKKAAVAAKKTVAAKKPKYFY